One region of Culex pipiens pallens isolate TS chromosome 2, TS_CPP_V2, whole genome shotgun sequence genomic DNA includes:
- the LOC120425199 gene encoding clavesin-2-like: MSDICDFEWSNNRFRHNLTISDLQKGYNKNEPTDRSRALIALKELIGASMDYALKDKSCFQDDEFLFRFLYARKFNVNDAFQLVINYHAYRQRNGSLLQRLSVLDENIQLALRDGFPGVLPNRDRRGRKVLIFLAAIWDYSSYSLVTVYRAMLLSIEKLLEDKQNQANGFIAIVDWTNFTFRQSSNLNPKVLKLMIEGLQDCFPVRFKAIHFIGQPWYVEAALAVIRPFLKEKTRERIKLHGGNLSTLHDCVARDILPTELGGEGPTFNPLNWYHELLESSQISTKPAPSYILSQPQFYTKSPAPLATATITTTTTATAHNGGGGDFLKSTKAAVVKIGVLTTKANDPAANMLLGVGSDT; encoded by the exons ATGTCCGACATCTGTGATTTCGAGTGGTCCAACAACCGGTTCCGGCACAACCTCACCATATCGGACCTCCAAAAGGGGTACAACAAAAATGAGCCCACCGACCGGAGCCGGGCCCTGATCGCGCTCAAGGAGCTCATTGGGGCCAGCATGGATTACGCCCTGAAGGACAAAAGTTGCTTCCAGGACGACGAGTTCCTGTTCCGGTTTCTGTACGCCCGAAAGTTCAACGTCAACGACGCCTTCCAGCTCGTAATCAACTATCACGCCTACCGGCAGCGGAACGGCTCGCTCCTGCAGCGACTATCCGTCCTGGACGAAAACATCCAGCTTGCGCTGCGAGACGGATTCCCCGGTGTCCTGCCGAACCGGGATCGAAGGGGTCGCAAAGTGTTGATCTTTCTGGCCGCCATCTGGGACTACTCGTCGTACTCGCTAGTCACCGTGTACCGGGCGATGCTGCTGTCGATCGAGAAGCTGCTCGAGGACAAGCAGAATCAGGCGAACGGGTTCATCGCGATTGTGGACTGGACAAACTTCACCTTTCGGCAGTCGTCCAATCTGAACCCGAAAGTGCTCAAGCTGATGATCGAGGGGTTACAG GACTGCTTCCCGGTGCGCTTCAAGGCGATCCACTTCATCGGCCAACCGTGGTATGTGGAGGCGGCCCTCGCCGTCATCCGGCCCTTCCTGAAGGAGAAAACCCGCGAGCGGATAAAGCTCCACGGCGGCAACCTGTCGACGCTGCACGACTGCGTGGCCCGGGACATCCTGCCGACGGAGCTGGGCGGCGAAGGGCCGACCTTCAACCCGCTCAACTGGTACCACGAGCTGCTCGAGTCGAGCCAAATCTCGACCAAACCCGCGCCATCGTACATTCTAAGTCAGCCCCAGTTCTACACCAAATCACCTGCCCCGCTGGCGACGGCCACCATCACGACGACGACCACGGCGACCGCCCACAACGGGGGCGGTGGAGATTTCCTGAAGAGTACCAAAGCGGCCGTGGTCAAGATCGGCGTGCTGACGACCAAGGCCAACGATCCGGCGGCCAACATGCTGCTCGGCGTGGGGAGTGACACGTGA